The Blautia luti nucleotide sequence CTGAGATTTCGGAGTTATCAGAATTTTTTTGCCCGGGAATAAGTATGAGAGGAACCAGTACAGCTGATCCGATGAGAGAACGGACTGCGTTAAAGGTGAATCCACCCACATAGTCCATTCCCACGCTTTGAGCCACAAAAGCGATGCCCCAGATAACAGCCGCGAGCAGCAGGAACAGGGAATTCTTTAAAGGTATCTGTTGTTTTTGCATTTGTAAAAAATCCTTCCTTAAATAATGTGTAAATGAAATGTATAAAATGTGGATAATACAAAATATTTATTCATACAGTGTGGATAGAAACAGTATAATCTGTAAGTATCATACTGATTGTAAAATGAATAAATACTTTCATAATTATACAACACAGAGTAAGAAAGTAAAAGAAGATTATAGCAACAAAAAAAGAAGCCCCTGCAGGAGGCTTCTTTTATCTGATTATCTGATCTTAATCCTGATAGCTGAATCAGATAAAGATATATTTCAGGATGAACAAAACAGCCAGCACATACATCAGGGCGCTGATCTTTTTCTCGTTGGCTTTGCCTGTAACTACGTTGATGATCACGTAAGAGATAACTCCCATGGAGATACCTTCAGAGATGCTGTACAGGAAAGGCATGGCGATGATGGCGATAAATGCCGGGATCGCTTCTGTCATATCGTTGAAATCAATCTTGGTCACAGAAGTAAGCATCAGGAATCCTACGATGATCAGTGCCGGAGCAGTAGCGAAGGACGGGATAGCCAGGAAAATCGGTGACAGGAACAGGGACAGTCCGAAAAGGATGGCTGCAACCAGGGAGGTAAGCCCTGTACGTCCGCCTTCTGCAACACCGGAAGCACTTTCTACGAAAGTGGTAACAGTGGAGGTACCGCATATTGCGCCCACTGTGGTTCCTACTGCATCAGAGAGCAGGGCGCCTTTGATCTTCGGAAGTTTGCCGTCTTTGTCCAGCATGTCTGCTTTGGAAGCAACACCGATCAGTGTTCCCAGTGTGTCGAACATGTCTACGAAAAGGAATGCAAACATGATCACAATGAAATCAAGTGAGAATACAATGGAGAAATCCATTTTCATAAAAGTCGGTGCCATACTTGGAACAGAGATTCCTGCGGAAAAATCAGGAAGGAGGCTGTACCATCCTGCTTCCACGTCAGGTCTGTAAATGCCTGTAAGCTGGCAGAGGATACCCAGGATCCATGTAAGAAGGATACCCCAGAGGATACCGCCCTTTACATTTTTTACCAGGAAAATAGCAGTGATCAGGACTCCGATCAGTGCCAGGAGAACTGTGATTCCCTCTGTATGGAAGGTTCCGTTGGCAGCTGAGGATTTAAAGGAGAAAACAGATACCAGTGTAGAATCGTTGTTTACAACGATCTTGGCATTCTGCAGACCGATAAATGCGATGAAAAGTCCGATACCAACAGATACTGCGTGTTTCAGGTTCATAGGGATGGCATTGAAAATAGCTTCACGAACATTGGTCAGTGACAGGAGGATAAAGATGATACCCTCTGCAAAAACAGCTGCCAGAGCCTGCTGCCAGGTATATCCCATACCCAGGACTACCGTGTAGGTGAAATAAGCGTTCAGTCCCATACCCGGGGCAAGGACGAACGGATAATTGGAAAGAAGTGCCATCAGGCAGGTTGCGATAAATGCGGATAATGCTGTGGCTGTAAAAATGGAACCCCGGTCCATTCCTGATGCGGACAGGATGTTCGGATTTACCGCCAGGATGTAAGCCATTGTCATAAAGGTAGTGATACCAGCCATGATCTCGGTCTTTACATCTGTGTGGTTTTCTTTCAGGTGAAACAGTTTGTTAAGATTCATAATCTTTCCCCCTTTTTATTGTATTGCCGGTGTTTCCGTATTTCCTGCAGTTACAGAATCTTTCGTCCGGCTGTGTATTTGGCGGAGATGTTGCGGTCGTCGGAAAGGTAGACAAGTCTTTCCAGCCTGTCTTTCGGAGAGAGCTTCAGAGGGGTGGGAATGGTGGAGCTGTTCAGGACAACTGCATCGAATTCATAACCCTCCTTAAAACTTCCGGCTTTTCCGAAGAAGGAGCCGCCGCCTTCTGTACCCATATAAAAAGCTTCCTCCAGCGTCAGCGGTTTCATGGAAGAATCAATGAGCCGCCAGTACAGTTTGGAAACCTGAATGGCATCAGCCATAGCGCGCAGAATGGAAGAACAGGTTCCACCTGCGACGTCAGAACCAAGTCCGACATGCAGTCCTTCATCCAGATACCGCCTTACAGGAGCGATGCCGGAAGAGAGGTTGATGTTGGACTGTGGACAATGGGCGATATAAACGCCCTGTTTTTTCATAAGTGCGATCTCTTCGTCAGAGGAGTGAACACAGTGAGCCATAATCGTCGGACAATCCCCTCCGAACAATCCGAACCGACTGTAAGCTTCGCCGTAGAAATGTGTATCTGGGCAAAGTTCCTGTACCCAGGCAATTTCACCCAGGTTTTCAGAGAGATGGGACTGCACCGGCAGATGATATTTCTGCTGGAGCGCGGAAAGTTTT carries:
- a CDS encoding NCS2 family permease, which translates into the protein MNLNKLFHLKENHTDVKTEIMAGITTFMTMAYILAVNPNILSASGMDRGSIFTATALSAFIATCLMALLSNYPFVLAPGMGLNAYFTYTVVLGMGYTWQQALAAVFAEGIIFILLSLTNVREAIFNAIPMNLKHAVSVGIGLFIAFIGLQNAKIVVNNDSTLVSVFSFKSSAANGTFHTEGITVLLALIGVLITAIFLVKNVKGGILWGILLTWILGILCQLTGIYRPDVEAGWYSLLPDFSAGISVPSMAPTFMKMDFSIVFSLDFIVIMFAFLFVDMFDTLGTLIGVASKADMLDKDGKLPKIKGALLSDAVGTTVGAICGTSTVTTFVESASGVAEGGRTGLTSLVAAILFGLSLFLSPIFLAIPSFATAPALIIVGFLMLTSVTKIDFNDMTEAIPAFIAIIAMPFLYSISEGISMGVISYVIINVVTGKANEKKISALMYVLAVLFILKYIFI
- a CDS encoding amidohydrolase family protein codes for the protein MSREIFALKGTICYSTSPTELSITEGGYVVCENGHCAGVFPELPDRYRQIPCTDFGDELIIPGLTDLHIHAPQYTFRASGMDLELLDWLNTITFPQEARYEDTEFARAAYTIFAEDLKKGPNTRACIFGTLHVPATEILMELLNQTGLKTMVGKVNMDRNGSPVLQETSAQASADATLSWLEDTLTKFENVKPILTPRFIPSCSDELMEKLSALQQKYHLPVQSHLSENLGEIAWVQELCPDTHFYGEAYSRFGLFGGDCPTIMAHCVHSSDEEIALMKKQGVYIAHCPQSNINLSSGIAPVRRYLDEGLHVGLGSDVAGGTCSSILRAMADAIQVSKLYWRLIDSSMKPLTLEEAFYMGTEGGGSFFGKAGSFKEGYEFDAVVLNSSTIPTPLKLSPKDRLERLVYLSDDRNISAKYTAGRKIL